The Synchiropus splendidus isolate RoL2022-P1 chromosome 1, RoL_Sspl_1.0, whole genome shotgun sequence genome includes a window with the following:
- the fbxw5 gene encoding F-box/WD repeat-containing protein 5, with product MECGSALPDSLVLEIFLHLPHDAVLRAGLTCRQWLAVSRDEFLWRELFYSYYRIPRCVPRHPAAVSWFREFQRLFDCIPCVEVQTLKEHSDQVLHLAFSHQGHRFSSCSKDCTVKLWDTERPDGYISLVHSTSMRQFNWGYTQFSQFNADDSLLLVSGVYLGPHHSSSGEIAVISLENYTLLSRVRNKPYDVFGCWLNETHLISGNLHWIGNMTSCSVLWLNKAFQDIESENVNVVKRLFKIQNVNASTIRTVMVAHCRRHDNPDLLLDYDAQSRARQQNGKTHQPLLFDVGASGSEEEDEDEALHREANGRCFPCPRSAQPTMSGLDHIIQSRKTVAPTELAIETQVARMMGEVHTKAPEADLNEPSSSDDGEDKTYLLFTTGSLTYSPHQIGIKRIKPDQMTTSGPVLCEERSSVEFFDSLDHVIDIHGHIIGMGLSPDHRYLYVNSRAWPSGCVISDPMSPPPIAEEIDLHVIDLKSLREERRSLRAHRAFTPNDECFFIFLDVSRDFVASGAEDKHGYIWDRHYNICLARLAHDDVVNSVAFSPADQELLLSASDDSTIKVWRSPRMVRLVQTPARPPRPRNLLSNWLSRGKNSVSAVNGKP from the exons ATGGAGTGTGGCTCTGCTCTGCCAGACAGCCTGGTGTTGGAGATCTTTCTGCATCTGCCTCACGATGCCGTGCTGAGAGCAGGTCTGACCTGCCGCCAGTGGCTGGCTGTGTCCAGAGATGAGTTCCTGTGGAGGGAGCTGTTCTACAGCTACTACAGAATTCCCCGCTGTGTCCCCAGACACCCAG CGGCGGTGTCCTGGTTCCGTGAATTCCAGCGTCTGTTTGACTGTATACCATGTGTGGAGGTGCAGACGCTGAAGGAGCACAGCGACCAGGTCCTTCACCTGGCCTTCTCTCACCAGGGCCACCGCTTCTCTTCCTGCTCCAAGGACTGCACAGTCAAG CTGTGGGACACGGAGCGACCGGATGGGTATATCTCTCTGGTGCACAGTACCAGCATGCGGCAGTTCAACTGGGGTTACACCCAGTTCTCCCAGTTCAACGCCGATGACAGTCTCCTGCTGGTGTCGGGCGTCTACCTGGGTCCTCACCACTCTTCCTCTGGGGAAATCGCTGTCATCAGCCTGG AGAACTACACACTCCTGTCACGTGTGAGGAACAAGCCGTATGATGTGTTTGGCTGCTGGCTGaacgagacccaccttatctcggggaACCTGCACTGGATCGGCAACATGACGTCCTGCTCGGTTCTCTGGCTCAACAAAGCTTTTCAG GATATTGAGTCTGAAAACGTCAACGTGGTGAAGCGACTGTTCAAGATCCAGAACGTGAACGCCAGCACCATCCGCACCGTGATGGTGGCCCACTGCCGTCGCCATGACAACCCCGACCTGCTGCTGGACTACGACGCTCAGTCTCGTGCTCGACAGCAGAACGGGAAGACGCATCAACCGCTCCTCTTCGACGTGGGAGCGTCTGGcagcgaggaggaagacgaggacgAAGCGCTGCACAGAGAGGCCAACGGCCGTTGCTTCCCCTGCCCACGTTCAGCGCAGCCCACCATGTCCGGGCTGGACCACATCATACAG AGTCGGAAAACCGTGGCGCCCACGGAGTTGGCCATCGAGACGCAGGTGGCTAGGATGATGGGGGAGGTCCACACCAAAGCCCCGGAGGCGGACCTGAATGAGCCCTCCAGCTCGGATGATGGAGAAGACAAGACCTACTTACTCTTCACCACCGGCAGCCTCACATACTCCCCTCACCAGATCG GAATCAAGCGGATCAAACCCGACCAAATGACGACGTCTGGCCCGGTGCTCTGTGAAGAGCGGAGCTCGGTCGAGTTCTTCGACTCGCTGGATCATGTCATTGATATTCACGGCCACATCATTGGGATGGGCCTGTCCCCCGACCACCG GTACCTGTACGTGAACAGTCGCGCCTGGCCGTCGGGCTGCGTGATCTCCGACCCCATGTCCCCGCCTCCCATCGCCGAGGAGATCGACTTGCATGTCATCGACCTGAAGAGTTTGAGAGAAGAGCGCCGAAGCTTGCGAGCTCACCGAGCCTTCACGCCCAACGACGAGTGCTTTTTCATCTTCCTGGATGTCAGCAGGGACTTTGTAGCCAG CGGAGCCGAGGACAAGCACGGCTACATCTGGGACCGTCACTACAACATCTGCCTGGCTCGCCTGGCGCACGACGATGTGGTCAACTCTGTGGCATTCAGTCCCGCTGACCAGGAGCTACTGCTGTCCGCCAGCGACGACTCCACCATCAAGGTGTGGAGGTCTCCACGCATGGTCCGCCTGGTGCAGACCCCGGCCCGTCCACCCAGACCCCGGAACCTACTGTCGAACTGGCTCAGCCGTGGCAAGAATTCGGTGTCTGCTGTCAACGGGAAACCCTGA
- the LOC128750543 gene encoding PR domain zinc finger protein 12-like: protein MYLDFNDFAVFRGSRRSPRDNMGSVLPADALALKSGFKCPGRSLSDVITSDILHSFLYGRWRNVLGEHLAEERPSSGHRTAFTAEVLAQSFAGEVQKLSSLVLPTEVIIAQSSIPGEGLGIFSKTWIKAGTEMGPFTGKVLSPEHVDLLKNNNLMWEVFNEDGTVRYFIDASQEDQRSWMTYIKCARNEQEQNLEVVQIGSSIFYKAVETIPPDQELLVWYGNTHNTFLGIPGVPGLDEEHQKKNRNEDPQQCDGSSSCSPSSSSSSSGRMRCVICHRGFNSRSNLRSHMRIHTLDKPFVCRFCNRRFSQSSTLRNHVRLHTGERPYKCHVCQSAYSQLAGLRAHQKSARHKPVVTASDPPSQVSPSPPQMTAVPHPHQMPMVHHIPTMVL, encoded by the exons aTCCCCCCGCGACAACATGGGCTCCGTGCTGCCCGCCGACGCTTTGGCTCTCAAGTCTGGATTTAAGTGTCCCGGCCGCTCGCTGTCTGACGTGATCACCTCGGACATCCTGCACAGTTTCCTGTACGGCAGGTGGAGGAACGTCCTCGGGGAGCACCTGGCTGAGGAGCGGCCGAGCAGCGGCCACCGCACCGCCTTCACCGCCGAAGTACTGGCGCAGTCCTTCGCTGGAG AGGTGCAGAAGCTGTCCAGTCTGGTGCTGCCCACTGAGGTGATCATCGCGCAAAGCTCCATCCCAGGAGAAGGTCTCGGCATCTTCTCCAAGACATGGATCAAAGCTGGGACAGAAATGGGGCCTTTCACTGGCAAGGTTCTGTCTCCGGAACACGTGGACCTGCTGAAGAACAACAacctgatgtgggag GTGTTCAATGAAGATGGCACAGTTCGGTACTTCATCGACGCCAGTCAGGAGGACCAGCGCAGCTGGATGACGTACATCAAGTGTGCCCGGAACGAACAAGagcagaacctggaggtggTTCAGATCGGCAGCAGCATCTTTTACAAAGCTGTTGAG ACCATCCCTCCGGATCAGGAGCTGCTCGTCTGGTACGGAAACACTCACAACACATTCCTGGGAATTCCTGGAGTCCCCGGCCTGGACGAGGAgcaccagaagaaaaacagaaatg AAGATCCCCAGCAGTGTGACGGTTCCTCCTCGTGCTcgccatcttcttcctcttcatcctctggtCGGATGCGCTGCGTCATATGCCACCGTGGCTTCAACTCCCGCAGCAACCTGCGCTCTCACATGCGCATCCACACCCTGGACAAGCCCTTCGTCTGCCGCTTCTGCAACCGCCGCTTCAGCCAGTCGTCGACGCTGCGGAACCACGTGCGCCTGCACACTGGCGAGCGTCCCTACAAGTGCCACGTCTGCCAGAGCGCCTACTCTCAGCTGGCGGGCCTGAGGGCACATCAGAAGAGCGCTCGCCACAAGCCGGTGGTGACCGCCAGCGACCCTCCCAGTCAGGTGTCTCCCTCTCCGCCTCAGATGACCGCGGTACCTCACCCGCACCAGATGCCCATGGTGCACCACATCCCCACCATGGTGCTATGA